Part of the Woronichinia naegeliana WA131 genome, GCGGACATATCCATTTCCAGCAGATGCTCATCTCCTAAAGTCAGCACTTTTTTTGGTTTAGTGGGTTTGATCCCTAAAACCTTGATAATTTCCAAGGCGATCGCCCTAGCTAAGGGCGGTGGAACTGCATTACCAATTTCCCGCGCACCATGCCATTTAGTTACATGAAATTGAAACCAGTCTGGAAAACCATGCAGACGCGCCATTTCTCGCACTGTGATACAACGAGCCTTTGCGTAGTGAATAGGCCGAGGACTGGTAAAAGCTCCCCTCGCCGAATCCGTGCCAGCCCGTAGCGTATGACAAGCTCCGTTAGCCGGTAAACGGAAAAAGCGTGAGATCGGCTCAACTGTACCGGGCTGAGTTGAACCAAAGCGACGACGGGAAATGGCAGAGTGATCGGTTCGCATACTAGCTGTCAGCAGTCGGGGATTCCAACGGCGAGGATAGCCAAAAAACCAGTCCTTCATCTCTAGACAACGCATTTGTTGCCCATAGGGACTGGGCTGGCCCCAGGCATCCGTTAAGACCCGATCTTGAGTTAGCAATACTTCATAATCCTCTGCTTCGGGTAAATCTCCCAGGGCCTCGTAACAGGTTGGGCCTACCGGTAACTCGCCTTTTCCTTTCAAGGCTGCCCGACTAATGGCGATCGGATAAGTCGGCAATTCTAACCCCTGTTTAGCTCCCATTAAGATTAATCGCTCCCGTTCCTGGGGAACACCATAGTGGGCGGCATTTAAAACTTGCCAGGGCCAACGAACCTGATAACCAATGGTGATAAAGGCGGCAATTAACTCCTCTAAAAATTGGCGATGAACACCAACCGTTAAGCCCTTAACATTTTCAAAGACAAAATAGGCTGGCTCCAGTTCTCCCACCAACCGTACAAACTCTTTAACCAAACCATTACGGGGATCATCCAAGGCCCGTTGGCCGATTAAAGAAAATCCCTGACAGGGCGCACCCCCGAAAACGACTGCAATGGCGCGATCGCCAATCTTGGCCCGTTTACGAAGATAGCTACCATTAAGAAAAGTAACAGACTGGGGAATGACCACAGCGTCAGGAAAGTTTACCTGATGAACAGCCGCATGAATCGGATCTACTTCAACAGCGACTTGGACATCAAATCCTGCCTGCTCAAATCCCAAACTGAGGCCCCCAACCCCAGCAAATAGATCAACAGCGATCGGTCGATTCTTACTCAAATATTTATTCCTTAAATGGCTGAATGCTTAGATTGGTATTATACAATCGGCTTGGATGGGGAGATTCGGGCAGAGGGCTAATTAACAGAATGGTAAATTCAATCGCTTTCTTGACTCGGTATCTTAAATTAAATGTCTGATAGATCTTCTAATTATCGCTATATCCGACCCTTTGGGAAAAATAGAGTATTTCGCAACATTTTCGATACACTAGCCTTAGTGCGATTTCATTTCTAGCTTGTTTATGAAGCAAAAAAATAATACCGTTAGTCTCTTGTTGCTGGTTGTCCTAGGTATCGGCATCCTCGGTGGTCTGTCCTGGTGGATACTCCAGCTACTCGGAGGAGAAACCCGACCGGTTAATTCAGAAACAAAGCTCAGAAACCCTACCACACCGCTAAACGTGGGAATGACGATTGGTTCAGGCTTTGCCAAAAGTTTTAGCGAAGTTGCCAACATCCCAGTCGGACTTTTCAGCTATGGAGGAAGCACTACCTGGTCTCCCATTCGAGAAAAAGTTGATCGCTCTATTCAAAAAGCCTGGCCGAATTTTCAGTTACGTTATACAGACCCCATCGGCAGCGCACCCGGATCGGGAATGGGGATCAAAATGTTACTCAATGATGAGTTAGCTTTTGCTCAATCGTCTCGGTCTTTAACGACAGAAGAATACCAACAGGCAACAGAACGCGGTTTTAAACTCAAACAAATTCCGATCGCACTAGATGGCATTGTGATCGCTGTCCACCCTGATCTGAACTTGAAAGGACTGACGCTTAAACAGTTACAGGATATGTACACAGGGCAAATTATGAACTGGCAGCAGGTGGGTGGCCCCAATTTGGGGATCGTTCCCTACTCTCGTCCCCTCAACTCCGGTGGGACAGTGGACTATTTCCGCGAAAATATCTTACAAAATAAAGCGTTTGGCAAAAATCTACAGTGGGTAAGGGATACGACCCAGGGAATACGAGCCGTTTCTAACCAACCTGGCGGTCTTTACTATGCTTCTGCTTCAACGGTAATTAATCAATGTACGGTGAAAACCCTACCCATTGGTCGCAATACCAAAACCCTAGTGGCTCCCTATCTAGAACCATTGGTTCCTGTCACCGATTGCCCCAATAAACGCAATGAAATTAATCGAGAAGTGATTAAAACAGGTCAATACCCAATTACCCGTCGTCTTTTTGTCATTATTAAAGAAAATGGTCAATTAGATGAACAAGCTGGAAATGCCTATGCCCAGTTACTTTTAACGGATCAAGGTCAAACATTAATTAGTAAAGCCGGATTTGTCAAAATTCGTTAGTGGATAAAAATTGAGAAAGAATTATGACTCAAAAGAAAGAAACAACTATTTTGTTAATGGCTCTGTTGGTGACTGGGGGAATCCTAGGAGGCGGTTTTTGGCTGTTTAGTCGGCAATCTCAACCGATTACCCCCAATCAAAGCACCAATCCGGCTTCCAATGCTTCCCCATCACTGCTGCCGCCTCCCCCCGCTCCGATGGATGTTAGTGCTTTACCTGCTCCGACCCAGGTGCCCCAGGGCACTGTGGTCAAAATTAATGGCTCTACCAGTATGGTTGGCATCAATGAGACTCTCAAAAAACTGTTTCAAACGACTTTTCCGGGTACTCAAGTGCTTACTAATGCCCAGGGATCGGATAAGGGCATTTTAGAATTGATGACGGGGGTGATTGATGTGGCGGGTATTTCCCGCCCTTTGTCCAGCCAGGAACAAGCCCAAGGATTAGCAGCCGTTCCAATGGGCAGAGATGCGATCGCGGTGGTGGTAAGTTTAGAAAATCCTTTTCGGCAGGGGTTAAGCCAGCAACAAGTCAGGGAAATTTTCCAAGGTAAGATTACCAATTGGTCGGTGATCGGTGGTAAACCCAGCTCTATTCGGGTGATTAATCGTCCTCCTATCAGTGGAACCTATCAGGCTTTTCAAAAGTTAGTACTTCAGGATCAGCCTTTTGGTCAGGGAGCAAATTTTAAAACTCTGGAACGGGATGCTACCACTCCGATTCTCCAGGCTCTTGGTAAGGATGGTATTAGTTATGCAACCTATCGTCAAATTGCCAATCAGCAAACGGTACGAACTGTGCCCATTGATGGTTTGACCCCCGAAGCAGCCAATTATCCCTATGTTCGGGAACTCTATTACGCCTATAAAAACCCTCCTACTCCCCAGGTTAAGGCCTTTTTGGGGTTTGCGACTTCTCCCCAGGGTCAGGCGGCGATCGCGGGCATTGAGTAGAAATCTGTTTCCAAAGCTCCCAGTGAAGGGTGCGACTTTTAGTTGATGAAGGAAAAGAAAAGTGTTAACATGAGATGAAAAGTGACAAAGAGGAAACAATGATGACAGCAAAACTAATTAATGTAGAGGGTTCAAAGATAAAAATAGAACTAACATTAGAACTCAGTCGTTCAATGTTGGATACAGAAATAAATATTCAAAAAGGCTTAAACGAAGTAGGTTGCATCGCCAGCAAAGAAGCCTTGAAATATTTAGATACAGATGGTTCACCCTTAAAAATCGGTGAAGAAATCTGGAAGAGTAAGGGAGAGCAACCGAAAGAATATCAAACACCTTATGGTGAGGTTATAGTGAATCGTCATGTATATCAGCGTTCAGTAGGAGGAAAAACGTATTGCCCCTTAGAAAGAGAAGCAAGGATAATCATAACATCAACGCCATTATTGGCAAAACAGGTATCCTCAAAAATGTCAGGGATGGCAGGCAAAGAGGTGAAAAATGATTTATTAGAAAATCATGGTAGAAAAGTAGCGCTATCCTATATCCAAAGATTGAGTGAAGCAGTAGGAAGTGTGGTACAGGCAAAAGAAGAAGCGTGGAGTTATGCCCCGCCCAAGGAGGATAGCCAAATTGCAACAGTGGGAATAGGATTAGATGGAACCTGTATGCTGATGTGTGAGGATGGCTACCGTGAAGCAATGGTGGGAACCGTTTCCCTATACGATAGTGAGGGAGAACGTCAACATACAATCTATCTAGGTGCGGCACCAGAGTATGGAAAAAAGAGTTTTCTAGAAAGATTAGAAAGAGAAATTGAGCGAGCGAAAAAACGTTATCCAGAGGCAACATTGGTCGGGATAGCAGACGGGGCAGAATCAAATTGGAAGTTTTTAGAAAAGCAAACGGAAGAACAGATATTAGATTTCTATCATGCCTCTGGTTACTTAGGTGCCTTGGCAGAAGCGTTGCATCCGAATACAGTGTCAAAACAAAAAGAATGGTTGACTGAAAATTGTCGAGAACTCAAGCATGAAAAAGGAAAAGCAGGAGAACTGCTAAATCTGATGAAAGAAGTCAAAGAAGAAAAAAGTCATTCTAAGAATCTTACCGAGAAACTACAAGCGGCGATTACTTATTACGAGAATCATCAGCATCAAATGGATTATGCTGAATACTTAGAGAAAAAGTATCCGATTGGTTCAGGTGTTACGGAAGCAGCTTGTAAGACGTTGGTCAAACAACGATTATGTTGTTCAGGGATGCGATGGAAGGAAAAAGGAGCAGGAATTATTTTGAGCCTACGAGCTTTGGTATTGACCAAGGAACGATGGAGTCAATTTTGGGCAAAACTTGATCAATATGGGTTCCCTGTAGAACCCTGATTACAACAGCTTTTATCAACTAAAGGTCGCACCCCCAGTGAATGTCATCAGATCAGCATAGGAGCGATTAGGAATGAAACCATTTAGTTAAAAAATGATGAATTTTTGAAAATTTGTATCCCACAGGACTTGGAAGGTTATTTTAAAAATCTTGCCTAATAAGGGTTTCAGAGGATGAGCATTTTAGCCCTTTCAACGAGGATGCTGGGTTTCAGCCCTGTGATTGAGTGCTAACCTTCCAAGTCGTGTATCCCACCTTCAGCAGGCTATTTTGCATATTTTTTACAACCCATTCATGAGCGACTTACAGCAATTTAGCTAGGGCTTGCTGAATAAGTATAGAACCCTTGCCAGATAATGCTTTCAAGCATTTTAAAAACGATCAGGTGCAAGGTTATGGCCTTTGGAGGCTCAAAGCCCATGCACGTCGTTGGAAAACTGGGGGTTGAAATTGGAAACTACTCTCTGAAGTCACCATTTTTCGCCTCCTGTGGCATCTAGGTTCGTTTTGTGGACTTTTTCAGCAGACCCTAGCTATTTTTGTCTAAATCTCAAATAGAGGGTTTTCTGTGAAGTTTTTTGCATATTCTTCCTCATATTCTTCCCAGGGAATCATTTTTGACATTTCTATCCAACGATTTTCTTCGTCTAACTGCCCGCCGAACAGATTTTTCAAGTTTTCTGGTGTTTCAATTGAGTTCTGCTGTTTCCGATATATCTGTTTCTTCTCTTTTGGCTGCAAGGCTTTTGAGCCATTTTAACCTATTTTACTGTATTATAGCTGTTCTTCATTCGACTATTATCTTTTCTCTATAAGAGTTTCAGTTTTTTTCAGCAAGCCCTAAATACACCTCCTCGTATTTGAGAGAACGCCATAATTGCTCTACAAAGATGTTATCCAAGGCTCGTCCCCGATCATCTTGGCTAATACGAATTCCTTTTTCTTCCAAATGCTCAGTAAAAGCATGACTGGTAAATTGGCTACCTTGATCGGGTGTGACCTTTAGTTGATGAAGGAAAAGAAAAGTGTTAACATGAGATGAAAAGTGACAAAGAGGAAACAATGATGACAGCAAAACTAATTAATGTAGAGGGTTCAAAGATAAAAATAGAACTAACATTAGAACTAAGTCGTTCAATGTTGGATACAGAAATAAATATTCAAAAAGGCTTAAACGAAGTAGGTTGCATCGCCAGCAAAGAAGCCTTGAAATATTTAGATACAGATGGTTCACCCTTAAAAATCGGTGAAGAAATCTGGAAGAGTAAGGGAGAGCAACCGAAAGAATATCAAACACCTTATGGTGAGGTTATAGTGAATCGTCATGTATATCAGCGTTCACCTTTGAGGAAAAACGTATTGCCCCTTAGAAAGAGAAGCAAGGATAATCATAACATCAACGCCATTATTGGCAAAACAGGTATCCTCAAAAATGTCAGGGATGGCAGGCAAAGAGGTGAAAAATGATTTATTAGAAAATCATGGTAGAAAAGTAGCGCTATCCTATATCCAAAGATTGAGTGAAGCAGTAGGAAGTGTGGTACAGGCAAAAGAAGAAGCGTGGAGTTATGCCCCGCCCAAGGAGGATAGCCAAATTGCAACAGTGGGAATAGGATTAGATGGAACCTGTATGCTGATGTGTGAGGATGGCTACCGTGAAGCAATGGTGGGAACCGTTTCCCTATACGATAGTGAAGGCGAACGTCAACCTACAATCTATCTAGGTGCGGCACCAGAGTATGGAAAAAAGAGTTTTCTAGAAAGATTAGAAAGAGAAATTGAGCGAGCGAAAAAACGTTATCCAGAGGCAACATTGGTCGGGATAGCAGACGGGGCAGAATCAAATTGGAAGTTTTTAGAAAAGCAAACGGAAGAACAGATATTAGATTTCTATCATGCCTCTGGTTACTTAGGTGCCTTGGCAGAAGCGTTGCATCCGAATACCGTGTCAAAACAAAAAGAATGGTTGACTGAAAATTGTCGAGAACTCAAGCATGAAAAAGGAAAAGCAGGAGAACTGCTAAATCTGATGAAAGAAGTCAAAGAAGAAAAAAGTCATTCTAAGAATCTTACCGAGAAACTACAAGCGGCGATTACTTATTACGAGAATCATCAGCATCAAATGGATTATGCTGAATACTTAGAGAAAAAGTATCCGATTGGTTCAGGTGTTACGGAAGCAGCTTGTAAGACGTTGGTCAAACAACGATTATGTTGTTCAGGGATGCGATGGAAGGAAAAAGGAGCAGGAATTATTTTGAGCCTACGAGCTTTGGTATTGACCAAGGAACGATGGAGTCAATTTTGGGCAAAACTTGATCAATATGGGTTCCCTGTAGAACCCTGATTACAACAGCTTTTATCAACTAAAGGTCGCACCCCCTTGATCAGTGTTGAGAATTTCGGGTATCCCTTGAGCTAGTGCTTTTTCTGTCTTGACATTGGGGAGCATCTTAGAACATCAGCGATCGCGGCTGTTACGCCAGCAGATATTCAACGGGTAGCCCAACAGACTTTTACACCAGAAAATCGTACCATTGGCCGCATTTTATCGGATAGTTCCCAAGGTGCTGGAACTTCTACTCATTCTAAAGAATAAGGGTGATGCTATCGGTAATGTTCTAGACCTGTGGATGGTACTTCTAGAACGTAGTCAGTTTATTCATTCTGATTTGTCTTATCCATAGATTCAGAACACTACCGATAATTTGATGTTGGTTTTTGATGCTCTAGAGAAGAAACGTTAGGTTTAGATAAAGATTTATTCCGTTTCCTGTGTCTAGATTAGCCGCGATCGCATTTCTAATCTGAATTATGGGTGCGACGCGATTTTTGCTGTTTATTTGATTTTTTTATACATTTTGGTAAGTCTTTTTATTTCTTTCGGATCTAAAATTTCAACATACCGACTTTGATATTTTATCTCTTGAGTAAACTCGACTTGAATAAGAATACCGAAGGCATATGACTCAACAAGAAAAAGATGTGCAATATTGTTATCTATTCTTTTACAGAAATAATTTCCTCCTAAATTAGGGCTTACATAAAATTTACCCGTCTCAAAAATAGTGTCAAAACCTAGAGGAAGTCCCAAAGAATCTATTGTAGTTACTTTGTTTCTAACTACATCAAATAATTCGTAGATTGTATGTATTTTATGTATTTGATGTGGATCAAAGGGAGGGCCACCATAACTTCTTGTAAGTATTTTTTCATAAGAAAATTGAATGGAATAAATTCTTTTTTTATTGAATTCGTTTGGTACATCAATAAACCATTTGTCATCACCTTCTAAATCAATTATTTGTTTTTTGGGTAAATTAAATTCATCTGGAAAATTGTCATATATATTTTGTGCAATAATATCACCTAGCCTATAGATTTTATTTGAATTAAATAAACGTGAATGAATTACTAGGTACTCAAGTATGCCGTTTTCCTCTGATAGAGTATGGGTTTTATTACCATCTAATTTCAATATAATATTCCGAATATCTAAAGCGGGTTCTTGTGTATTTCCAATTAAATCTTCTGGTATTTGAATTTTTTTTGTTAAAGTAAAAAGCTCAATATTATGTCTTTCTGCAACCTCTATACATCCAGATTGAAATTCAGAAGAAGATATCATAATAGATTTATTTGCATTTGCATCTCTACTTTTAGTGACGAATGCTTCTACTTTATCAACCGATACTCGGCTTGTATATTTTTTGCATTCAATAATCGTTAAATAGCTATATAAACCCTGTTTAAATCGAATTGTGACATCAAATTGACGGCCTTTAATCTGCTCATTCCAAATAACAGTAGCTCCCTTTGTTTCAGCAATATGAATTGCCGCTACTATACGTTCAAATTCTTTCCAATTTTTTTTATGAACCATACGCTAAAAAAAAGTTAAAATGCTTGCAATCGTAATAAAGTAATAATTTTTATTAAAAGTAATAATTTTTATTAGTTTAATCAATCAAATAAGAATGATTTTGAGAGAGCTTCTGATTTTTATATGAGAATCTTATTTTGAATAAATTGATTTGTCTCTGGAAGCTGATCTTCAGTCAAATCCTTACACGCAAGAGCTTTTACAATTGCTTGTTTATGATCATCACAAGGAATACTTACTTCAAAAACAAAAGCATCCTCTGAATGGGTAAAAACAGTTTTAAGGTCAACCTTTCCATTTTTGATATTATCAAATCTTTCTAATGATACAGGAGCATAAAGCCAAACATCTTCTACCTCAGAGCTATCTACCCAAAGAGCAATATAAACCTGTCCCGATAAATTTTGGCAGGAAAATAAACAGGGCTGATCATAAAATTCGTAAACTTCGATCAGCTTTAAAATACCTAATATTGTAGATTCTGGTAAATAAGTTTTCATTGCTTTTCTCCATCATGAACAATAAAATTTAACTCAACGTTGATTAAATGATAATAAATATTTTCCAAGGCGTTCCACCGTCTGGAACCCACCAAGTATAATGATAGCGACTATTTCGAGATGGCGTATTTTGAATTTTTCCTGAATTTTCATCAAGATTTCCCTCCGCTATTTTCATTTTTCTTAGTCGAGGAATTACTTTTGCCATCCGACTAATTTCTTCTAAAGACGCATAAATTGATAGTCCGCAAGCCTGACATTCTGTTATATTTTCAGGACATGGTTTTCCTTGATTATTTTCTCTCCATGATAAAAAATCTTGTGATTGGGGTGACTCGTGATCTTTTTCAACAAATCGATAAAATTTTCCAGATGGACTTGATGCTGTGAGTGGTGGACAATTTTCAGGAAAATATTCTGGCCACTGTCTGTAATTCATCATTTCAAGAACGCTACAATGATGGTGTCAAATTAATATAACAATGCTTACAAAGCTTGCGATCGCAACCAGGCAATCGGTAAATAGAGCATCTTCTTAGGCGTTGGCACATAGGCCCGTTGATCAAAAACATTATAATTATTCGCCTCAATCACATCCAAAATTCCCTGATATAACATCAAAGCCGTCCACACCGGCCAACGAGAATCCCGATTTAAAGCCCGAATCCCTCTTTCCGCAGACTCGTAATACTTTCTGGCCCTTTGAATTTGGAACTTCATTAAACCCTGCCAACGCTCATCATTGACACCCTTTAACAAATCCTCTTCCGTGTAATCAAACAACGCCAAATCTTCCAACGGTAAATAAATTCGTCCCCGTTGCACATCCTCGCCCACATCCCGCAAGATATTCGTCAATTGATTGGCAATTCCTAACGCGATCGCCTCTTCCTGAGGAATATAAACCGCATCTGACTGCCAGGGAGCCGGACTACAACTCGTATCCACACCCAGGACAGAACTTGACATCAAACCCACCGTTCCAGCGACTCGATAACAGTAAAGATCTAAATCCTCAAAGGTTTCATAACGACTGCGATAGAGATCCATCCTTTGACCCGCGATCATATCGCGAAAGGGCTGAATATCCATCGGAAAACGCTCTAAAGTATCAATTAACGCCACATCAGCATCATCCATTGGATGACCGGCAAAGACCCCTTCCAAATGTTGTTCCCACTGATCCAAGGTTTCCGGCGTAGTCGAGGCCGCCTGGGGGCCATCCACCAACTCATCAGTGCGACGACACCAAAAATAGATCGCCCAAATCGCCTTCCGTTTTTGGGGTGGCATTAAAAGTGTGCCTAAATAAAACGTTTTAGCGTACTGAGCCGTTACCTGACGACAAAGTTCGTAAGCCTCATCAATGGAGGCCAAAGGTTTCGTAGCGGTAGAGGGTTTCGGCAGTTGTAGCATTAAGGACGGACGATGGGCAGAAGCCAGTGACCAGTCGTGATCGTTGGTAACTAGATGTTTAGGAGAGATTTGACCGTTAACCATTTAGCATTGTCGCATTCAAATTGTCTTTTTTGACATTCTCTTCCGTCAGAAGCCAGAAAAGTTGTCTTTAAGCGTTATTAACACTCATCAAAGCCGGGGTTCTGAACTTTGAGAGCCGCAGCATTGTCAGCCAGAGAAAATCAGGCAACACCGACAGTTTGAGGAATTGGCTTGACTGAAACAGGCTGATTATCCGTCGAGATCACCTCTGCACATTGTTTCCCTGAAAGCACGGCTCCCTCCATACTGCCCAAATATTTTTGCATAGTAAAATCCCCCGCCAAATAAAAATTAGCGATCGAGGTGCGTTGATCGGGGCGACAGGCTTGCCGTCCGGGAGTAGCTTTATAGACAGAACGAGGGGTCTTAACCACATGGAATTTGAGTAACTGGGCGGGCTGCTCACCGGTAAAATGCTGGGGGAAAAGCTTCTCTAATTCGGCGATCGTCGCGGCAATAATTTCCTGATTGGACTTATTAATCCAATCCTGGGCAGGGGCTAAAACCAATTCCAACATTGAGCGGTCAGGATTGCTGTATTCTTTGCAAGTATTACTCATATCCGCATAGACACTGAGCAAAGGGGAGCGGGAGAAGAGGAGATGATCAATATCCGTCAATTTGCGATCAAACCAAAGGTGTAAATTAATGACTGGAACACCCTCTAAACCCTCAATCATTTTGAATTCAGGGCGATCGCGCCAGGCTTGCGGTACCATGACTTTTAAGGGATCAACGGGCATCGCAGACACATAAAGATCGGCAGTGAAAATCTCATCCGGCTGACCTTCTACACCACGCAATAAAAAACCTTGAACCGTTCCGTCTTCCTTCAATAAAATTTCCTTTAGGGGCGCATTAAGACGCACTTCTCCACCCCGTTCGGTGATGTAATCCACTATGGGCTGACAGAGACGCTCCGTAGGTGAACCATCTAAAAAGGCCATTTTAGAGCCTTCTTTTTCCTGAAGAAAACGATTCAGAGCCGTTAATAAAATGGTGGCCGAGATTTCATCGGGGTTAATAAAATTTAACGCCTTTGACATCGCAATAAACACTTCTTTTTCCACACGAGGAGGAATGTTTTGTTTTTGCATCCACTCTGACCAGGTATAGCAATCCATGTCTTCCACATAGCTCTGACCCTGGATCATGGCGGGTAGTAACCCTAGACCAAATTTAATTTTTTCGGGCCAGGTCAGCAAATCATTATTGCGGAGAATTGCTACCACTCCATTCAAGGGAGCCGGCAGATCGGGAAAATCAAAACGGGAATAGGTGCCAGGCTTTTCTGGTTGGTTAAAGATCATCGTGTGTTCTTTCCACTGAAGCCGATCTTCAATCCCTAATTCCTTAAATAATTGCAGCATATTGGGATAGGCCCCAAAAAAAATATGCAGTCCGGTTTCGTACCAGTCTCCATCCTCATCTTTCCACGCTGCGACTTTGCCGCCTAATACATCCCGTCGTTCTAGGACAATGGGGGTAAACCCTGCATCGACAAGGTATTTGGCACAAGACAATCCTGCTAAACCTGCTCCGGCGATCGCAACACGCATTGATAGTTTCCCGTTTCTCCGTAGGATGAACAATGTTGAATATTATACGTTGCGAATTGTAACATTTTCTTAATTTTTGTCCTAGTTATCTCCCACAGCAAGACTGATAAACTAAAAAGTTACCCTTAAGAGTCATAACTGGTATGAGTAGTGATACTATTTTCGGCAAAATTATTAGACGGGAAATTCCGGCGGCGATCGTCTATGAGGATGATCTTTGTCTTGCTTTTAAGGATGTCAATCCCCAGGCTCCGGTTCATGTTCTGATTATTCCCAAGAAACCTCTACCCCAATTGGCTGCTGCCACCTCAGAAGATCAAATGCTACTAGGGCATCTTTTGTTAACGGCGAAGGATTTGGCAGTGACCCTGGGACTGGACAAGGGTTATCGTCTTGTCATCAATAACGGCGAAAATGGCGGACAAACGGTCTATCATCTTCATCTTCATTTACTCGGCGATCGCGCCCTGGGATGGCCACCGGGTTAAAAATAGTGGCAATCAGAAATGGTCAAAAAAGCAGATATTGGTGGCAAGCGTTTAATTAGCCTCGATCCGAACAACTGGGTAAAATGGGTAACAGAGCGCGATGAACTACAAGCCCAAGAAATTATGGGTTCTGATTTTCAATGGATTGGTCGAGAAAACGATATTTTAATTCGTACCTATTCTCCCCAGGATCAGCAAACCTTTTTAGTCCTCAACGAGCTACAACTACGCTACAGCGAAAAGATGCCGCGACGGATGCGAGCCTATGCCGCCCTGGCGGAAGAAAAGTACCACTTACCCACCTATCCTGTGCTGGTGAACATTTTGCCGCCGAACTCTTCTCCTCATGCTTCTGTAGAAATTGTCAATTTTTATCAATCAACCTGTTATGGTCTAACTGCAAGACAGGATTATCGAGTTATTAATCTTTGGGAAGTAGAAGTGGAACTGGTGTTTGAGCAACCGATTCCCTCTTTACTCCCTTTTGTTCCTATTCTCAAGGGAGGTGGGAATGAATCTCAAGTAAGGCAAGCACTCAGACAATTGAGACAGACCAAAAGTTTAGAGGAGCTAGAGCCATTGCTGGCTTTTTTCGCTACATTTGTTTTAGACAGCGAATTAGTTCAACAAATTATGAGGTGGGATATGGCCGTGTTACTGGAATCACCCTGGTATCGTCAGATTTTGCAGGAGGGAGAAAAAAGAGGTGAAAAAAGAGGTGAGGAACAAGGAAAAAAAGCTGGATTGTTATCGGGCATTGCGACCATTCTGGAGTTAAAGTTCGGAGTCAATGGTTTACAGTTAATGGCAGAAATTCAAACCTTGGATCAAG contains:
- a CDS encoding DNA cytosine methyltransferase, with amino-acid sequence MSKNRPIAVDLFAGVGGLSLGFEQAGFDVQVAVEVDPIHAAVHQVNFPDAVVIPQSVTFLNGSYLRKRAKIGDRAIAVVFGGAPCQGFSLIGQRALDDPRNGLVKEFVRLVGELEPAYFVFENVKGLTVGVHRQFLEELIAAFITIGYQVRWPWQVLNAAHYGVPQERERLILMGAKQGLELPTYPIAISRAALKGKGELPVGPTCYEALGDLPEAEDYEVLLTQDRVLTDAWGQPSPYGQQMRCLEMKDWFFGYPRRWNPRLLTASMRTDHSAISRRRFGSTQPGTVEPISRFFRLPANGACHTLRAGTDSARGAFTSPRPIHYAKARCITVREMARLHGFPDWFQFHVTKWHGAREIGNAVPPPLARAIALEIIKVLGIKPTKPKKVLTLGDEHLLEMDMSAACRYWDIPNPIAKRDRKSGAKKRKQIEIERQSLTVENHV
- a CDS encoding restriction endonuclease, whose amino-acid sequence is MVHKKNWKEFERIVAAIHIAETKGATVIWNEQIKGRQFDVTIRFKQGLYSYLTIIECKKYTSRVSVDKVEAFVTKSRDANANKSIMISSSEFQSGCIEVAERHNIELFTLTKKIQIPEDLIGNTQEPALDIRNIILKLDGNKTHTLSEENGILEYLVIHSRLFNSNKIYRLGDIIAQNIYDNFPDEFNLPKKQIIDLEGDDKWFIDVPNEFNKKRIYSIQFSYEKILTRSYGGPPFDPHQIHKIHTIYELFDVVRNKVTTIDSLGLPLGFDTIFETGKFYVSPNLGGNYFCKRIDNNIAHLFLVESYAFGILIQVEFTQEIKYQSRYVEILDPKEIKRLTKMYKKIK
- a CDS encoding PstS family phosphate ABC transporter substrate-binding protein, which encodes MKQKNNTVSLLLLVVLGIGILGGLSWWILQLLGGETRPVNSETKLRNPTTPLNVGMTIGSGFAKSFSEVANIPVGLFSYGGSTTWSPIREKVDRSIQKAWPNFQLRYTDPIGSAPGSGMGIKMLLNDELAFAQSSRSLTTEEYQQATERGFKLKQIPIALDGIVIAVHPDLNLKGLTLKQLQDMYTGQIMNWQQVGGPNLGIVPYSRPLNSGGTVDYFRENILQNKAFGKNLQWVRDTTQGIRAVSNQPGGLYYASASTVINQCTVKTLPIGRNTKTLVAPYLEPLVPVTDCPNKRNEINREVIKTGQYPITRRLFVIIKENGQLDEQAGNAYAQLLLTDQGQTLISKAGFVKIR
- a CDS encoding phytoene synthase, with amino-acid sequence MLQLPKPSTATKPLASIDEAYELCRQVTAQYAKTFYLGTLLMPPQKRKAIWAIYFWCRRTDELVDGPQAASTTPETLDQWEQHLEGVFAGHPMDDADVALIDTLERFPMDIQPFRDMIAGQRMDLYRSRYETFEDLDLYCYRVAGTVGLMSSSVLGVDTSCSPAPWQSDAVYIPQEEAIALGIANQLTNILRDVGEDVQRGRIYLPLEDLALFDYTEEDLLKGVNDERWQGLMKFQIQRARKYYESAERGIRALNRDSRWPVWTALMLYQGILDVIEANNYNVFDQRAYVPTPKKMLYLPIAWLRSQAL
- a CDS encoding ISKra4 family transposase; protein product: MTAKLINVEGSKIKIELTLELSRSMLDTEINIQKGLNEVGCIASKEALKYLDTDGSPLKIGEEIWKSKGEQPKEYQTPYGEVIVNRHVYQRSVGGKTYCPLEREARIIITSTPLLAKQVSSKMSGMAGKEVKNDLLENHGRKVALSYIQRLSEAVGSVVQAKEEAWSYAPPKEDSQIATVGIGLDGTCMLMCEDGYREAMVGTVSLYDSEGERQHTIYLGAAPEYGKKSFLERLEREIERAKKRYPEATLVGIADGAESNWKFLEKQTEEQILDFYHASGYLGALAEALHPNTVSKQKEWLTENCRELKHEKGKAGELLNLMKEVKEEKSHSKNLTEKLQAAITYYENHQHQMDYAEYLEKKYPIGSGVTEAACKTLVKQRLCCSGMRWKEKGAGIILSLRALVLTKERWSQFWAKLDQYGFPVEP
- a CDS encoding phosphate ABC transporter substrate-binding protein, producing MTQKKETTILLMALLVTGGILGGGFWLFSRQSQPITPNQSTNPASNASPSLLPPPPAPMDVSALPAPTQVPQGTVVKINGSTSMVGINETLKKLFQTTFPGTQVLTNAQGSDKGILELMTGVIDVAGISRPLSSQEQAQGLAAVPMGRDAIAVVVSLENPFRQGLSQQQVREIFQGKITNWSVIGGKPSSIRVINRPPISGTYQAFQKLVLQDQPFGQGANFKTLERDATTPILQALGKDGISYATYRQIANQQTVRTVPIDGLTPEAANYPYVRELYYAYKNPPTPQVKAFLGFATSPQGQAAIAGIE